The Cetobacterium sp. 8H DNA window GCTATTCCTAATATTTCCCCTTTTCTCAAGTTAAAATTAGCATCCTTAACTCTATATTTAGTAGATGAAAATATATCAAAAACATTAAAATTTTTAACTTCTAATATCACTTCACCCACTTCATGCTCTTCATACGGAAATAGATTATTCAACTCTCTTCCAACCATCATTTTTATAATTTCCTCTTGAGTTAGACCATTTTTATCTTTGATTCCAACCATTTTTCCATCTCTTATTACGGCTACTTGGTCTGATAGTTCCATAACCTCATTCAACTTATGACTTATATAGATACAAGTAACTCCCTTAGCCTTTAAATCTTTTAAAATTTCAAAAAGAATTTCAACCTCTTTATTTGTAAGTGGAGCGGTAGGCTCATCTAAAATCAAAAGTTTTACATTTTTTAAAAGTGCTTTTCCTATCTCTACAAGTTGTTGCTCTCCAACGCCTAAATCCTTAATTTTTATCAATGGATCTTTATTTAAATTCAACTGATTTAAAATTCCTTTTGATATTTTGTACATCTCATTATAGCTCATAACTCCGTACTTCGATTTAAAGTTCCCCAGGAATAGGTTTTCTAAAATACTCAACTCCTGTATCAGATTAAGTTCTTGGTGAATTATTGCTATTCCCAAACTTTCAGAATCTTTTATACCTAAATTTTTTATCTCTTTTCCTTCAAAAATAATCTCTCCACTATAAGTTCCATAAGGATATATTCCACTCAAAACTTTCATCAAAGTTGACTTACCTGCTCCGTTCTCACCGCAAAGAGAGAGAATATCTCCCTCTCTTACAGTAAGATTCAT harbors:
- a CDS encoding xylose ABC transporter ATP-binding protein, with the protein product MIILKKNILDMKNITKEFSGVKALDKMNLTVREGDILSLCGENGAGKSTLMKVLSGIYPYGTYSGEIIFEGKEIKNLGIKDSESLGIAIIHQELNLIQELSILENLFLGNFKSKYGVMSYNEMYKISKGILNQLNLNKDPLIKIKDLGVGEQQLVEIGKALLKNVKLLILDEPTAPLTNKEVEILFEILKDLKAKGVTCIYISHKLNEVMELSDQVAVIRDGKMVGIKDKNGLTQEEIIKMMVGRELNNLFPYEEHEVGEVILEVKNFNVFDIFSSTKYRVKDANFNLRKGEILGIAGLIGAGRTELVSSIYGSYRGNYSGEIVYFGEKINIKNANEAVKKGIAMVPEDRKKYGIVGMLSVKENMSLSNIEKYSKWNFFIKENEELKDIVSMMKTMKVKAPNIDSLIKNLSGGNQQKVVIGKNLLTLPKILILDEPTRGIDVGAKYEIYKYMFELVNQGISIIMISSELPEVLGLSDRVMVMHEGEVKGILENTGLTQEKIMETAIGG